Within the Marixanthomonas sp. SCSIO 43207 genome, the region TTTTTGCATTTTGAAACACTTCAATTGCCTCTGGAGTACAAGGCATATTTGCTCCTTCACCTACACATATACAGCCATTATCGACTAATGTTTTTGCTTCATCACCATCTAATTCGTTTTGTGTAGCACACGGTAACGCAATATCACAAGCAATACTCCAAGGGCGTTTCCCTTCGTGGTACTCTGCAGATGCATACTTATCTACATATTCTTTAATACGACCTCTCTTTTCATTTTTAAGCTCCATCACAAAAGCTAGTTTTTCTTCATCAATTCCTTCTGAATCATAAATAAATCCTGAAGAATCTGAGAAGGTTACTACTTTTCCGCCAAACTCCATTGCTTTTTGGGCAGCAAATTGAGCCACATTACCAGAACCTGAAATAACAACTGTTTTTCCTTTGAAAGACTCTCCTTTGGTTTCAAGCATATTTTTGGCAAAGTATACATTACCGTAACCTGTTGCTTCAGGGCGAATTAATGATCCTCCGTAAGAAAGACCTTTACCGGTTAAAACACCTGTAAATTCATTTTTTAATCGTTTGTATTGACCAAACATATATCCTATTTCGCGAGCTCCTACACCTATATCACCAGCTGGTACGTCTGTGTTAGGACCTATGTGTCTTGAAAGTTCGGTCATAAAGCTTTGGCAAAAACGCATTACTTCATTATCACTTTTTCCTTTAGGGTCAAAGTTTGAACCTCCTTTACCACCACCCATAGGAAGCGTGGTAAGACTGTTTTTAAATACTTGCTCAAAGCCTAAAAACTTAAGAATACTTAAATTTACCGATGGGTGAAATCTCAATCCACCTTTGTATGGACCAATAGCAGAATTATACTCTACTCTATATGCTTTGTTTACTTGAATGTCACCGTTGTCATCTAACCACGGAACTCTAAAAAGTATTGTACGCTCTGGCTCTACCATGCGCTCCAAAAGCATTTTATTTTGATATTTTTCGTTTTTTTCAATAAACGGAATCACAGTTTCAGCAACTTCTGTTACTGCTTGAATAAATTCCGGTTCATTTGGGTTGGATTTTTCAACTTTTGAAATGAAATCTTTAATACTTTGTTTCATTGTAGAGAGGGTTTTTTATTATTTGTAGCTAACCTATTTCGCAAACATAAAAATGTATTGTTAGTAACTAAAGAAAATATGTTTCTTCTCTTAAAAATACTTTATAAAATTTGTTTACGTTATTAGCATGCAAATATAACTTATATATAAAAAAAGGACGTTAATATTTTACAAATAAGCTAAATATCTACTTTATATTTCACTGTTAGATATGTTTTTATATATTTGTTACTATTCAAACTAAACCCAATCGATAATGAATACCAGAAACCTGCTGTTGGTATTTTTACTCTTAATTTCTGCAAAACAGGAAGTTTTAAGCCAATTTGGCTTCTCTCATGAAATAGGGGTAATTACCGGTCCTGTTACTTTTTATTCAGATTTTGGACAACGAAACAACTTTGAAACAAACGCCGGAAATGTAGGTTTTGGGGTAGGTTTAATTCATTACATTAACTTTTCCTACAGAGCAGACTGTAACTGTTATACTCGAGACACCTATTTTAATGATCATTTTAAAATACGTAACGAAATAGACTATCACAAAACCAATCTTGAACACCTAGGAAGATGGGTAGACCCTGATGACCAATCATTATTTGCAAGACAACTACGAGCCATGAAAGGATCTACAACTGTTTTTGATATAGGTTCTCAATTAGAATATTTTCCATTAAGCATTCGCGATTTTGCTGCCGGAGGATATAAACTTGCTCCTTTTGTAAGTTTGGGTGTACATTATGTAAACTTTAATCCTGAAGTAAACTCTAGCCTTGGTCCATTAAACACACCTGCTTCAACGCCGGTTAAGTATATTAATGCATTTCAACAAGAAGCAGCCTCTACCTTTTCTATCGTAGGAAGTATTGGGGTTCGTTATAAATTAACGCCTTTAAGTGACCTAATGCTAGATAGCCGTTGGCAATATTACTTTAGTGATTGGGTTGACGGGTTAAACCCAGGAATTGACCAAAACGAAGTAAGACCCGTCCCTGAGAACAAATCAAATGATTGGATTTATTGGATAAATGTAGGTTATATCTATTACTTAGATTAAAATAAAAATATTGATTTTAAATAAAAACCTCGGAAATTTCCGAGGTTTTTATTTTTAAAGAGATGTATTAATTAATGGCTTGTTTAAGGTCTTCAATTAAATCATCAATATCTTCAATACCAACGCTCAAGCGTATCAAAGAATCTACAACTCCTATTTTTTCACGTTCTTCTTTTGGTATACTCGCATGCGTCATACTTGCCGGATGACCTGCTAGACTCTCTACACCACCTAGACTTTCGGCTAAGGTAAACACTTGCAACTTTTCAACTAGTTTAATTGCCTCATCATAATCATTTCCTGTAGTAGTAAATGAAAGCATCCCTCCATAATCGTTCATTTGAGTTTTGGCGATATGATGGTTGGGGTGGTTTTTAAAACCAGGCCAATATACATTTTCAATTTTGGGATGATTTGAAAGATACTCGGCTACTTTTTTTCCATTTTCGCAGTGTCTTTGCATACGTACATGCAACGTTTTTAATCCTCTTAGTACCAAAAAACAATCTTGCGGCCCTGCTATTGCCCCACTAGCTTTTTGAATAAAGTACAGTTTATCTGCCAAGTCTTTATCTTTTACAGCGAGAGTTCCCATCACTACATCACTATGTCCACCAAGGTATTTTGTTGCACTGTGCATTACTATATCTGCACCAAGGTCAAGTGGACGTTGTAAATAGGCAGTTGCAAAAGTGTTATCCACTGCCATAAGAATGTTATGCTTATTAGCAATTGTTGCTACTTTTTTTATATCAATTATATTCATCATTGGGTTTGTAGGTGTTTCAACCCAAATTAATTTAGTTTTTTCTGAAATATAATCTTCTACAGTATTGGCATTCTCCATACCTATAAAACGAAACTGAATTCCAAACTTTTCATATATTGATGTAAATAATCGGTAGGTTCCGCCGTATAAATCATTGGTTGAAATTACCTCATCTCCAGCTTTTAGTAGTTTAAGCACTGCATCTATAGCAGCCAAACCGCTTCCAAAAGCCATTCCGTAGTTTCCATTTTCAATACTAGCAATAGCCCGTTCTAGCGTGTTTCGGGTAGGGTTACCACTTCTTGAATATTCAAAACCTTTATGGTCTCCAGGTGATTTTTGAGAGTATGTACTGGTTTGGTATATAGGTTGCATTACTGACGCATAAGCTGGATCAACATGTTCCTGACCGCCGTGGATTGCTTTTGTATTAAACTTCATCTTTTTCATAGCTCTTTGTTACTTTTTGGGCTTTTTAATATAATTTTTAAAGTCGATCACAATAAACTTGCTACTTTTGATATCTAAAGGTACGTGTTTCCTTTTTGAAAGTTAAACTCATCTATTTTTTTACATATGAAAAATAAAATTGGTCTTATAGGCATTTTACTTATTACACTTTTAGCGTGTGAAACTGAAACACCATTGTCAGTTTCTGCTGAAAATTTTTCAGAAGAAAATATTTCTAATTGCAACAACGCAAAATGTCCTGAAATTACGGTCAATTATGTACTAGTTGAAGGTGAGCAATCTATTTCAGAAAAAATAAATAACGAACTTAAAACCTTTATAATAGCTTCATTGCAAATAGGTGAAAAAGAAACAAATGCACAAACCATTGAAGAAGCAGCTGAAAATTTTATAAAAACCTATAAAATGCATAGCGCAGAATTTCCTGATATGGCTGCTGAATACTTTTCTGAAATTAATGTAAGCGATATTTTTAAAAACAATCAATTGCTTTCTTTTCAATTAAAGCAGTATAAGTTTACCGGCGGAGCTCACGGCTACGGAACTACACATTTTGTAAATTTTGATCCAGCGACGGGTGAAAAACTGTCAATAAAAGACATGTTTAGTGATTTTGATGCGTTTAAAAAGGTTGCTGAAAAAAAATTCAGAGAAGCGCATAAAATTTCAGAAAACGAAAACATAAACAGTACAGGTTTTTGGTTTGAAGATGATACCTTCTATCTTCCCGAAACAGTTGGCTTTACCAACAAAGAGGTTTTATTTCATTACAACCAATACGATATTGCTAGTTATGCTGAAGGACCTATTGAACTTGCCATACCTATAAAAGATATTCAACAGTTTTTAGCCATTTCAGTAAAATAAATAGCATATGAAAAAGATATATTATTTAAGTAGTTGTGATACATGCAAACGTATAATGAATGAGATTGAACTTCCACAATCTTTTATAAAGCAAGACATAAAAAAACAAGGCATTACAGAAAGTGAGTTGGAAGAACTGTATAATTTATCTGGCTCTTATGAAAAGCTTTTCAGTAAGCGTGCTCAATTGTACAAAAAACGAAATTTGAAAGAGCAGCAATTACTTGAAGAAGATTTTAAAAATTTGATTTTGGAACATTACACTTTCTTAAAACGTCCTGTAATTGTTAATAATGACCAAATTTTTATTGGGAATAGTAAAAAAACAGTTGAAGCTGCAAAAAACTCAATACATAACCATACATGAGTAGCAGAATACTAGCCTTACTAGCTGCTACTGCTGCTAGTGCCATTTATGGAATAAACCATACCATAGCAAAAGATTTAATGCCTACAATAATTGAACCCTATGGGTTTATCGTTTTGCGGGTAGGTGGAGCTGCTATTTTATTTTGGGCAATTAGCATCTTTTATCCTTCAGAAAAAATTGATAAAAGAGACTGGCCTCGAATAATTGCTTGTGCATGTTTTGGAATGGTTATCAATATGTTGATGTTTTTTAAAGGCTTAAGTTTATCAACGCCTATTAATAGCTCGGTTGTAATAACGCTCTCCCCGGTTTTATTACTCATTCTTTCAGCTGTATTTTTAAAAGAACGTGTTACCCTTCAAAAAGCTATAGGTATAAGTATGGGATTAGCCGGAGCGTTGATGTTGATTTTATTTGGGTTAAAAGTTCAGCCAAATGCACCAAACATTCCATTAGGTAATCTATTGTTTATTGTTAATGCCACATCATACTCTATCTATTTAATTATTGTAAAACCATTGGTATCAAAATACAGCTCTGTTAC harbors:
- the gdhA gene encoding NADP-specific glutamate dehydrogenase; the encoded protein is MKQSIKDFISKVEKSNPNEPEFIQAVTEVAETVIPFIEKNEKYQNKMLLERMVEPERTILFRVPWLDDNGDIQVNKAYRVEYNSAIGPYKGGLRFHPSVNLSILKFLGFEQVFKNSLTTLPMGGGKGGSNFDPKGKSDNEVMRFCQSFMTELSRHIGPNTDVPAGDIGVGAREIGYMFGQYKRLKNEFTGVLTGKGLSYGGSLIRPEATGYGNVYFAKNMLETKGESFKGKTVVISGSGNVAQFAAQKAMEFGGKVVTFSDSSGFIYDSEGIDEEKLAFVMELKNEKRGRIKEYVDKYASAEYHEGKRPWSIACDIALPCATQNELDGDEAKTLVDNGCICVGEGANMPCTPEAIEVFQNAKILFSPGKASNAGGVATSGLEMSQNSLRLNWSSKEVDEKLHSIMNDIHAACVKYGKDSDGYVDYVKGANIAGFVKVADAMLAQGVV
- a CDS encoding arsenate reductase family protein; this encodes MKKIYYLSSCDTCKRIMNEIELPQSFIKQDIKKQGITESELEELYNLSGSYEKLFSKRAQLYKKRNLKEQQLLEEDFKNLILEHYTFLKRPVIVNNDQIFIGNSKKTVEAAKNSIHNHT
- a CDS encoding PLP-dependent aspartate aminotransferase family protein, with translation MKFNTKAIHGGQEHVDPAYASVMQPIYQTSTYSQKSPGDHKGFEYSRSGNPTRNTLERAIASIENGNYGMAFGSGLAAIDAVLKLLKAGDEVISTNDLYGGTYRLFTSIYEKFGIQFRFIGMENANTVEDYISEKTKLIWVETPTNPMMNIIDIKKVATIANKHNILMAVDNTFATAYLQRPLDLGADIVMHSATKYLGGHSDVVMGTLAVKDKDLADKLYFIQKASGAIAGPQDCFLVLRGLKTLHVRMQRHCENGKKVAEYLSNHPKIENVYWPGFKNHPNHHIAKTQMNDYGGMLSFTTTGNDYDEAIKLVEKLQVFTLAESLGGVESLAGHPASMTHASIPKEEREKIGVVDSLIRLSVGIEDIDDLIEDLKQAIN
- a CDS encoding glutamate dehydrogenase, translated to MNTRNLLLVFLLLISAKQEVLSQFGFSHEIGVITGPVTFYSDFGQRNNFETNAGNVGFGVGLIHYINFSYRADCNCYTRDTYFNDHFKIRNEIDYHKTNLEHLGRWVDPDDQSLFARQLRAMKGSTTVFDIGSQLEYFPLSIRDFAAGGYKLAPFVSLGVHYVNFNPEVNSSLGPLNTPASTPVKYINAFQQEAASTFSIVGSIGVRYKLTPLSDLMLDSRWQYYFSDWVDGLNPGIDQNEVRPVPENKSNDWIYWINVGYIYYLD
- a CDS encoding DMT family transporter, with the protein product MSSRILALLAATAASAIYGINHTIAKDLMPTIIEPYGFIVLRVGGAAILFWAISIFYPSEKIDKRDWPRIIACACFGMVINMLMFFKGLSLSTPINSSVVITLSPVLLLILSAVFLKERVTLQKAIGISMGLAGALMLILFGLKVQPNAPNIPLGNLLFIVNATSYSIYLIIVKPLVSKYSSVTLMKLFFLFAVMINLPIGFSEFTAVDWLNLSFDAIWKLAFVVIGTTFLTYLFNIYALKELSPSTIGAFIYLQPVLAVLFAVLLGADTLTPIRITAAVLILLGVYLSSKKAKKRKNIPS
- a CDS encoding DUF3298 and DUF4163 domain-containing protein, producing the protein MKNKIGLIGILLITLLACETETPLSVSAENFSEENISNCNNAKCPEITVNYVLVEGEQSISEKINNELKTFIIASLQIGEKETNAQTIEEAAENFIKTYKMHSAEFPDMAAEYFSEINVSDIFKNNQLLSFQLKQYKFTGGAHGYGTTHFVNFDPATGEKLSIKDMFSDFDAFKKVAEKKFREAHKISENENINSTGFWFEDDTFYLPETVGFTNKEVLFHYNQYDIASYAEGPIELAIPIKDIQQFLAISVK